In the genome of Brachypodium distachyon strain Bd21 chromosome 3, Brachypodium_distachyon_v3.0, whole genome shotgun sequence, the window GAAGCTTTTGCCGGGCTCAATGTAATCCGAAACGAGTCAACTTCAAAGGTAAAAATATATTCCCACCACTACTTTTTTTCtaaagtcaaacttcttaaagtttgatcacGTTCGTTTTTCTACCAACATCTGCGGttctaaaattattttattattttcatcATGATATATTTTCATTATATACTTTTTTGATATCTAGATGTTCATACATTTTTCGATAACTTGATCAAACCTAGGACAAAAGTagaacttcttatatttatgAACGGTGGCACTAGGTACTTACGCTCACTTAAAGCCATGGCCAAATTTTGTATTTCCATGATATGCAACTTTAGCCTAAAATTTAGGTGGAATCAACAGGCTAGTTTAGAAGAAGTTGAATTTTGGATCATCAATGTAAACCCAAAACATCCATATCCACCcacacggagggagtatatgagtAAACGGGTATATTAGTTTTGTATTTTCATACTTGTACCCACTCCCTAATTTATTCCCATTTATGTATGTGCATGTAAAAATTATGTCACAAGTTCGTGTCCTAATGGAGATTTACCCGACGGGTGTGCATGTACTGAGTACCCATTGCCATTCCTAGTTTTGCCTCATGACTTCGACCCTGAACACACGTTTTTTTGGCAGGGCAGGACCATCTATTTCGTTGATCTATATTTGGACCATATAATTTGATAAGCGCAAATTCTACAATTCTTTACAAGTCATTTACAGATAGAGACCTACGCAGTAATTCCGGTTTTGGCCGATGTTGCAGCATCCGGAGGAAGAGGGGCCCGATTATCCTAACATGTTAGTCCCTAGAGAAGGTTTTGAGGACCAGCaatcaaataaaaatcttCAGCCATCTAATCTAAAaggattttaaaaaaatgcattgcTGGCCTAAATAATGTATACCAGCATAACTCTCTCTTTATGGCTGTATATCTAAAAGCTCAATTCTGAACCTTCAAAGAAGGATCACCACGAATGTGTGTACAGGGAACTCGAACGATCATGGCTTCCAAAAAACGTCCAAGCCCACAACCACAATCATTAGGCGCATATATGTAATCCCATGATCCCTGGCAGAAGAGATTGTGCTGATGCTACTTTAGTGCTGGTGCATAGAATAGCTAGCTTAGCCAGAGACTGATGAAGTGGTTGTAATGCGTCGTGTGTCGTTCGTTTCTGTCTCCCCAAAGTCGTTGCGCTGGTGCGCTGGAGACATGTGCCTTGCGTTCACTCCAAGGAGCCGGGCCAATCGATCGAGTTCACTTCACCAACCACACGCGTGTACTGCCTCCGTGACTCAAATTGCTAagaaaacgtttagatacatataatagaaagACATTTAGATGTATGAGATGGAAAAAAATAGACGTGTATAATACTATGCACCGACCGGCCGGGGCGCAATCAGACGGTGCAGCCCTGTTTCCTAGCTGCGCTGCGTCCCGCCGCGTCCACGTACCCATACGCGGCGTCTACTTCCATGTGCACACGCACCCACCGGCAGTATTGCTCGAGCTTTGCGCCTACCACGGGTCCAGAATCTAGTTGGGAACGCGTAAACTATGTTGCATAAGTATAGTTTACAATAACCTTTTTGGTTCCAAGAGCCACAGCTGTGGACTCTGTTTCTCTTTCGTTCTCTCCTGGCCGGGTTCGACTGGCATAGACTTTTTTGCTTCTTAAATTTACTATTCCTAGAACATGTCACCTCGGCGGTTCCTCACGCTTTCCTTTCCACCATCCGGTTCCATTGGCACGGAGGTCAGCAGACCACCAAAACGCGGCAACGGTGGCATATCGATGCTTTCCACCATCGTATGCCAGGTTGCCAGATGATGCATCCCTGTACATGAACATGACCGGTGAAAAAGTGATAACATAAGACAGGGCGAGGGCTGACTCAAATGGCAATGTGCCTACTTGGTCATCGTGAGAAGATAACTACAGCATAGAGTACTGTACACAAAAATTTCTGGACAGTATCGGACTGCGAAATCCAAGGAAGAAATAGAGAAGGATTCAGTGACATAATTCACCTAACTTTAGGtagctgacatgtgggccaacGGACCGTGGGACCCATATGTCAGCCACTCAAAATGAGGTGAAGTAACCTCACTAAATCCAGGTCCGGAAGAAACTGGTTGGCCCCGATGATTCATGCATGGGCACCGGGCGGCCGGGCGGGATGGGTGATTGGGTGGTAGGTCAACACCAGATAGACAGACAAAGGGACCAAACGGGCACCCACATGCAGCAGCAAGGCAATTAACGCTCCAAATCAAGCACCATTTTGCTCGCCAAACGGCGCCAACAAACGTGTCGATTAAGCGACGCCCACACTCCCTGAACATGCATCCgctcgatctctctcccctgtgCCGGCCGGTCATGGAATGGCATGGGCCAACCAACCATGCATGAATGGATACATCCCCGTGCATTATGGCCCATCAATCCCGCTCCAAACTGTTGTCGCATAGCGGCATTAAGGGTATGCCGCATGCACAAGGTGATTGGTTGGTTAATTGGTTCACATTCTTCCCTCGCATGCTCTATTTGGAACTGTTGGACGTACGGAAGCTAGAATGCCGCGCAGCTGATCGATTGCGCTCCTTCACCTGATGCATGCAAGCTTGCCGTAGTTGGGCTATCTTCTTCCACACTTACGAGTAGTACCGGCTAGTACACCGAGTAATTGACTGCATTACGGCAGACGTGATTCAGTTTTGCCGGTACACGCACAGTCAGACGTTTGTAGCGAACGGGCCGGGTCGGACACGACCGTTACGGTCGACCAAAGGGGGAGAGACGTCCCAACGGCCGGCCATCAGCACGACCGACCAATTTGGTAACCATCGACACGACCAAGGGAGAATCGCCATCGCTCTGCATCCGGCACCGGCATCGTCGGCACGGCCTTATCGCTGATACAGTACTGCTACGTCGCCACGTACTCGTACGTTTATACGTATCCAGCACCAGTGACCACCGAACCGCTGTAGTACGTGCGGGGACCCGTGGAGATGGACGGCCAGCACGCACAGCGACCGCGCAACGGCATTCATTCTGCGGCGAGGGCAACTCGCAAACCACCGTCAGTCATCACACCCGAGCCGCGACGCGCGCTCCAAAACACGATATTCCTAGCTAGCCAGGCGCACCAccggccgccgtcctcgcAAAATCTACGGAAAGATCGAGCGGTTAAGATGGCCGGGGAGAGTGCAAGTGAAGCCACCAACGAATAACCAATCAATTACTAGTAATATTCCCCCTGGCTATTAGTAGCAGTACTGATCAGCAATTAGTGGCCTGATTTGATGCCAATTGAGCCGGAGAGCTCACCAAACGCTGAACGCGCCCAACCGACGAGCTCGAGCGCAATAATTAGGTACCGATCAGCAAAAGTGACCTCCATCATTGTGCGTTGGTACTCCCTCTTTTGAGATAACGGATCGGCCCATCATCATGCATGTCACTTTACATGATTCTTCCACATTTGTTCGTTAACCTTGCTCATAATCGACAGGTCTCGTTGTGGTACCTGGCTAAAATTAGAACTTCAGCATAGCATTCAATCAAGTTATCAAGGCAGCATTCAATCAAGGCAGCACGGCGCTGCGGTAAGGCACTAGTGTGTGCGCGCATGAGCGATTCTCTTATGTAAGCCACGGGTTGTTTACTCCATCGGGCACATGGCATAGTAGAGCCATGGACACAAAAAGGGAAGCTCGCTTTTTGTATGTACGTGTGTCAAGTAGAAACTGAAAAAGGTATATTGCTAAAAGTAAATAACCCGTTAGACAACTTCCTTGTGTGACGTTTACTACTCCATCGGTTTaataatttttgtcaaaatactATATAGGAATGAAAACGTCcatttttaagcaaatttgagacaagaattatgagatgGACGGAATAGATTACAAACCTAAGTAGGCAACAACCCAAACACCATGCAGCTTTGTTTGCTACGAGCCTACCACTCCAGCTGAACTCGTTAAACAACTTCCATGCCACTGTTTtcatgcagttttttttttgcgggtgcTGTTTTCATACAGTTGATCACACAAATTAGCGATGTAATTAGTGGAACATATGATCATTAGGCCATTAGTCACATACTAGTACTTTAAGAGATGCGATTCAAGTTTCAGCGGGGAAACATCGCATTAATGGCTACCGAAAAATCGTTGTACAAACATATATGCGCTTTGTTCCGGTAACAAACACATCAAACAAACCCCACGAGGAAAAGCACACCAAAGATCAGTGCGTCCTCGTGCAGGATCACCATAACACGAAAACCAAATACACACGTCCCCGGCCCCGAGCCGACAGAACCACCGTTCATTCCCGTGTGCCGCATCCTTTTGACGAACAAACTAAAGCGTGCTCAGCGGCGGCCCCCACCGCTACCGGCCGCACCAAGTATAGCACCCGAGCACCGCCCAACACGGCACGGCAGCAGTATAAAGCCACGCCCAAACTCTCTCCTGCTCCAACACACCACAGCACTGCACTCTCTCTCACCACCAACACAGAGGAATTAAGCAGAGGAAGATACAATCCGAGTAGCAGCCCACAACATggcgagttcatcgtccgtgCTCGGCCTGTCCCTGGCCGTgctggccatggcggcggccgtgtCGGAGGCCGGCTTCTACGACCGGTTCGACGTGGGCGGGTCCGGCGACCACGTCCGGGTCACCGACGACGGCAAGACCCAGCAGGTGGCCCTCGTCATGGaccgcggctccggcggcgccgggttCACGTCCAGGGACAAGTACCTCTTCGGCGAGTTCAGCGTCCAGAtgaagctcgtcggcggcaACTCCGCCGGCACTGTCACCTCCTTCTACGTAAGCAAGCTCTTCGCCCTTTGCCTCACCTACCTCTACCTGCCCGATTTTGTCTCTCCATGTGAGTGTGAGGACGAAGTGCGTGACCGCACACTCTGTTTTGACTCATGTGTTGTGTGTGATGATTGATGATGATTTAGTTGACGTCTGGGGAAGGGGACGGGCACGACGAGATCGACATCGAGTTCATGGGCAACCTGAGCGGCGACCCGTACGTGATGAACACCAACGTGTGGGCCAGCGGCGACGGCAAGAAGGAGCACCAGTTCTACCTCTGGTTCGACCCCACCGCCGACTTCCACACCTACAAGATCGTCTGGAACCCCAAGAACATCATGTATGTATCCCAAATTGCTCCTGAAATTCCTGATTTGATTGTTGCATCCTAACTAACGAAATGGGTGCTGTGGATTGAATCAGATTCCAGGTGGACGACGTGCCGGTGAGGACGTTCAAGAAGTACGACGACCTGCCGTACCCGAGCAGCAAGCCGATGACGGTGCACTCGACTTTGTGGGACGGCAGCTACTGGGCCACGCGCCACGGCGACGTCAAGATCGACTGGAGCCAGGCGCCCTTCGTCGTCAACTACCGGGAATACTACGCCAACGCCTGCGCCAGCAACGGCGCCTGCCCCGCCGGCAGCGACGCCTGGATGAGCAAGCAGCTCGACGCCAAGCAGCTCGGCACCGTCGCCTGGGCCGAGCGCAACTACATGTCCTACGACTACTGCGACGACGGGTGGCGGTTCCCCAACGGATTCCCCGCCGAGTGCTTCCGCAAGTGATCCGTATATCCATCCATCGTTGGATTGATCCATTTATTCCCTTCTTTTACTGATGAAaagttgctcttcttctccattCGATTCGACGGACATTCGTTCGTTGCCGAGGTTTACCTGCGTTCTGATGCTCCCAATTTCCATGTACATGTTGCCATGGGTTATTTTCTTCATTTCATTGTCACAGTCGGAGTTTTACAGAGGGAAATTGAGGTGAGTTATTTGTGGGTTTATGTTGGAGAGAGTGAGGGATGCACATGTTGTGGTTATTTATAAATAAACCATGAATGAATTATACTACTACTTATATACAGTAAATATGAATCCTTGTTCATCTCCCTTGGGAGAGATATCGTTTTGGATGGATTCCCTGTAGATGTTATCTTGAGAGCTGTCGTCTTCGCTAGATTCTGGAGTTGAAAATTGTCAGTGTGTGCTTGGAAGCAGACAAGTGACACGGCTTGCTGCGTGCCTCGCTGTTGGAGTGTCAGGTCGTACACATTGAACGCCGTAGTTTAGTCAGCTCTTCCATGTTCAAGATGGCAGTTGGCACGTTAGTTGCCCGTCTACTTTCTGTTCTGTGTCGGTAAAATTCGTACGGTTGTTTAGCCTGGCAATGGGGAGGCGATTTGGATGACCTCAGGGGCGGTGCAGAGTGGGGTCGGGTAGCTCTTGGCCGGCTAAATTTGAATGGAAATGCAACATGgtaaaagagagagaaaaggtgGAGTTGAAGTTCAAAaccaaagagagagagagaaaaagagggGAATAGAATTcctcacaaaaaaagaaagaaggtaAAGTAAAACCGATGGACATACTAGACCACCTGTCTTATCTTAAGTAGGAGTAGAAGGGAATTTTTGAGGATTAACTTTAATGTGTAGGATTTGTTTTCTACAAAGAACAATTAGATGGTCGGTGCTTTATCTCTATCATATATCGCTTCAAAAAATGTTGTTCTTGCCCCTAAAAAGGAATGTTTTTTCTCCAGTACTCATGTGTTTTTACTTCCCATGATAAACCTTGGTTTCTCAAATTGCTATGTCTAAAATTGGGAACGGTCATTGCTCACTCCGTTTagaaaatagttatttctttaAACGGTGACAGCCTTGTGATTAAGATACTCTTACCCTCTTGGGCTCGTATCAGTTTTGATGTGCAGATACAGTGATTTCTGTCAGTGACTTAGTTATTTCTTGTCCATTCGAGAATTAACAAACCACTATATATGATTAGTTAAGAATCCAGAGTATATACATCTCAATATTGTGTTTTTCGTGTTCCAAAGCGCTCGCTCTAAGTCTCGCATTCGAGCTGAGAGAGGCACCATCAGAAAGATTAAAAGAACTCAGGACAAAACAATTGTGAAAACTAAAACTAGTTCTCTTTTCTTTAGTGACAGAGGGTCGACAATGACAATGATTGGCAGAGATTTCAAGCATTTGTGTGCTAAAGTGGCTATGACTTGAGTCAGTGGAGGAGAGAATAATGCTTATCTTTCAGCTCAACCTCCATAATGGCATATCAAGATGGCCTTGGAGTCCAGGAGAAAGCTACAATTGGGGCCATTGCTGCACTGGATGCTGCATGAATGGCATAAAGCTTGTCTACCACTTGCCTGCGAAATGTATATAACGTAGTGGAATGCGATGCTTAAAAGAAACTGTTCTATTGACTAGCTGTTTTATTATGGATACAATTTGAGCAATACCGATATATTACTACAGAAATATTTCCGCTTAAAAAAACTACAGAAATCTTCCGCGGGACCTACTATATAAGGTGTCCAGCACAGTTTGGGAAGAACAAACAATGTTTTGTCTTAGATTTCTAATAAAAAATTCATAATCAGTATACCTAAAATTAGTTATTTTACAGTTACCTTAAAATTATCAGAATTGATATACCCATATGATGTCCAAGAGTCCAAGAAACCGCTATCTAACCGATGAGCATGCGACCCAATCGTATTCCGGCCACCCATTCTCGGCAGCTATTCCTTTTTGTAACGGCCATCCAAGTAAACTTTGAGAAAAGTACCTTTATCCCCATGAACATACCTGATCATCGTTCTCACAAACTTGTGGCAGGCCTCTGTGCTCCCCTATGACCCGgcaccatttttttctttgacatcCCACGCCTTCTTGGGGTTCTGCCCTATAAACAAATATTCGGAGACCACGTGGCAATCGTGGACTCGTGgtaagttttcttcaaaatctGAATGTCAGCAAATATTTTGGATCACTTTCAAAATATGGCAAAGATCTCATCCTTCTATATGCAAACGCCCCATCTCTGCTCTCCGGCCGACGCCATGGCCCATGACCCAGGTGCCGCGGATGCGTGACAAGCGTTACGATAAAGCTTTGTTTCTGGGCTGGTGAAGCCTGTTTGTGATTGTGGCCGTAAAGGCGTTTGCTCCAACGCATGCAAGCTAAAGAGTGGTTCGTTTTAGGTCTTTGAAAACCCACCACTCGAAAGAAAAAGCCTGCTCAGCGTTTCGTATGAAGCTGGACCATGGGTTGTCAAGTTGCCAACTAGCAACTTTGTGGCTCTCCTAAAAAGAGTAAAAAAATAACGGTAATTGTAACTAACGCAAGCTTAGCCGTGTGATATGAACCTCCGATGCGAACTGTGATGATGCATGCCTCCCATGCGAACTGTGAATAAACTAGCAACTTTGTTCATGGAATTCCTACATCATATGTATTGTAACCCATTCTATGATCCACGGTCAAGTCAAAAAATTGATAATATCCATCATATGTCGTCGTTAATACAATGGATCCTGGCGTTACTTCAAAAAATTGCATCAGCTCCAAATCTT includes:
- the LOC100846220 gene encoding xyloglucan endotransglycosylase/hydrolase protein 8; translation: MASSSSVLGLSLAVLAMAAAVSEAGFYDRFDVGGSGDHVRVTDDGKTQQVALVMDRGSGGAGFTSRDKYLFGEFSVQMKLVGGNSAGTVTSFYLTSGEGDGHDEIDIEFMGNLSGDPYVMNTNVWASGDGKKEHQFYLWFDPTADFHTYKIVWNPKNIIFQVDDVPVRTFKKYDDLPYPSSKPMTVHSTLWDGSYWATRHGDVKIDWSQAPFVVNYREYYANACASNGACPAGSDAWMSKQLDAKQLGTVAWAERNYMSYDYCDDGWRFPNGFPAECFRK